A stretch of Myxococcus hansupus DNA encodes these proteins:
- a CDS encoding monovalent cation:proton antiporter-2 (CPA2) family protein, with protein MADVGSNDLVKVVALLGAAVVAVPVFRRLGLGSVLGYLAAGLVIGPFGLGWFSDPQAILHVAELGVVMFLFVIGLEMRPSHLWSLRRQIFGLGTLQIAACTAALTGVGLLFGHEPVVAFIGAMGFVLTSTAIVMQLLSERGDIALPPGQKIVSVLLFEDLLIVPLLVLVALLAPGEPSSDASRWTSIGIATGALVTLLAAGIWLLNPLFRLLAAARAREVMTAAALLVVLGAALLMQLGGLSMAMGAFLAGVLLSESTFRHQLEADVEPFRGLLLGLFFLGVGMALDLSVVRDNWAMILGAVLAMMLVKALCIYVVARLTASSHHEALDRAALMAQGGEFAFVLYSTAAASGVIAAAQNANLTAIVVLSMALTPLVVLAVRPWLKRQEEKIDDLDVAEGLSGSVLMIGFGRFGQVVSQSLLARGVDVTIIDNDVEMIRSAGTFGFKIYYGDGTRLDVLRASGANSAQVIAVCIDNKEAANRIVELVKSEFGQAKLLVRSFDREHSLQLINAGVDVQVRETFESAIRFGHHALCQLGVPPEDAVEIVESVRRRDAERVQLELAGGLAAGTRMLIGNIAPGPTPTPFTPPRKAATPLTPETAEATQGTNK; from the coding sequence ATGGCGGACGTGGGATCGAACGATCTGGTGAAGGTGGTGGCCCTGCTCGGCGCGGCGGTGGTCGCGGTACCGGTGTTCAGGCGACTGGGGCTCGGTTCGGTGCTGGGATACCTCGCCGCGGGGCTGGTGATCGGGCCGTTCGGGCTGGGCTGGTTCTCCGACCCCCAGGCCATCCTGCACGTCGCCGAGCTGGGCGTGGTGATGTTCCTCTTCGTCATCGGCCTGGAGATGCGCCCCTCGCACCTGTGGAGCCTGCGTCGGCAAATCTTCGGCCTGGGCACGCTGCAGATCGCCGCCTGCACCGCGGCGCTGACCGGTGTTGGCCTGCTGTTCGGCCATGAACCGGTGGTCGCATTCATCGGGGCGATGGGCTTCGTGCTGACCTCCACCGCCATCGTCATGCAACTGCTGAGCGAACGCGGCGACATCGCCCTGCCCCCCGGACAGAAGATCGTCTCGGTGCTGCTGTTCGAGGACCTTTTGATCGTGCCGCTGCTGGTGCTGGTGGCGCTGCTCGCGCCGGGCGAGCCCAGCAGCGATGCTTCGCGCTGGACCTCGATAGGCATTGCCACCGGCGCGCTGGTCACACTCCTCGCCGCCGGCATCTGGCTGCTCAATCCGCTGTTCCGCCTGCTCGCCGCGGCGCGGGCGCGCGAGGTGATGACCGCCGCCGCGCTGCTCGTCGTATTGGGGGCGGCGCTGCTGATGCAGTTGGGCGGCCTGTCGATGGCGATGGGCGCGTTCCTCGCCGGCGTGCTGCTGTCGGAGTCGACGTTCCGCCATCAGCTCGAAGCCGATGTCGAACCGTTCCGCGGCCTGCTGCTCGGCCTGTTCTTCCTCGGCGTGGGCATGGCGCTGGACCTGTCGGTGGTGCGCGACAACTGGGCGATGATTCTCGGCGCGGTGCTGGCGATGATGCTGGTCAAGGCGCTGTGCATCTACGTCGTCGCGCGGCTTACCGCGTCCAGCCACCACGAAGCGCTCGATCGCGCCGCGCTGATGGCGCAAGGCGGCGAATTCGCCTTCGTGCTGTATTCCACCGCCGCCGCCAGCGGCGTGATCGCCGCAGCACAGAACGCCAACCTCACCGCGATCGTCGTGCTGTCGATGGCGCTGACGCCCCTGGTCGTGCTCGCGGTGCGCCCATGGCTCAAGCGCCAGGAAGAAAAGATCGACGACCTGGACGTCGCCGAAGGCCTGTCGGGCAGCGTGCTGATGATCGGTTTCGGCCGCTTCGGTCAAGTCGTGAGCCAGTCGCTGCTCGCGCGCGGCGTAGACGTGACGATCATCGACAACGACGTGGAGATGATTCGAAGCGCAGGCACGTTCGGGTTCAAGATCTACTACGGCGACGGCACGCGCCTGGACGTGCTGCGCGCATCGGGTGCGAACAGCGCACAGGTGATTGCCGTGTGCATCGACAACAAGGAGGCCGCCAACCGCATCGTCGAACTGGTGAAGTCCGAGTTCGGCCAGGCGAAGCTGCTCGTGCGCTCCTTCGATCGCGAACATTCCCTGCAACTGATCAACGCCGGTGTCGACGTGCAGGTGCGCGAGACGTTCGAATCGGCAATCAGGTTCGGCCATCACGCGCTGTGCCAACTGGGCGTTCCACCGGAAGATGCGGTGGAGATCGTCGAGTCAGTGCGCCGCCGCGATGCGGAACGCGTGCAGTTGGAACTGGCCGGGGGACTCGCCGCGGGCACGCGCATGTTGATCGGCAACATCGCCCCGGGCCCGACGCCGACGCCGTTCACACCTCCACGCAAGGCCGCCACGCCGCTCACCCCGGAAACGGCCGAGGCGACCCAGGGCACGAACAAGTAG
- a CDS encoding DUF2231 domain-containing protein, which produces MKKAMLLHELHPALVHMPLALLPTAAMADLISVTTGDASWARVARRIWVAGSVSGLFAGVTGLAASQEVRLETPRSQDMTFLHGVGNAAVLAGALGVTAWRLRREPTAATVALGLGACGLALYTATLGGKLVYELGVGQRDTVRKDAPMLLTRDAPLLLVRDALRGAQWLVTRARELLAGGRPLAKGATGTEPSGESLTLPAPVVVFHGRGRPMPQA; this is translated from the coding sequence ATGAAAAAGGCGATGTTGCTGCACGAGCTGCACCCTGCACTGGTGCACATGCCCCTGGCGTTGTTGCCCACGGCGGCGATGGCTGACCTCATCTCGGTGACGACGGGTGATGCCTCCTGGGCCCGCGTGGCCCGCCGCATCTGGGTCGCGGGCTCGGTCAGCGGACTGTTCGCGGGAGTGACAGGGCTGGCGGCCAGCCAGGAGGTCCGGCTGGAGACACCTCGGTCCCAGGACATGACGTTCCTGCACGGTGTGGGCAATGCCGCCGTCCTGGCGGGCGCGCTGGGCGTGACGGCGTGGCGGCTTCGTCGTGAACCCACCGCCGCCACCGTGGCGTTGGGGCTCGGTGCGTGTGGACTGGCGCTCTACACGGCGACGTTGGGCGGGAAGCTCGTCTACGAGCTGGGCGTGGGCCAGCGCGATACGGTGCGGAAGGATGCGCCCATGCTGCTGACGCGTGACGCGCCGCTCTTGCTGGTGCGCGACGCACTTCGCGGGGCGCAGTGGCTGGTGACGCGTGCGCGTGAGCTCCTCGCGGGTGGGCGGCCTCTGGCCAAGGGTGCGACGGGGACAGAACCCTCCGGAGAGTCGCTCACGTTGCCGGCACCCGTGGTGGTGTTCCACGGCCGCGGGCGTCCCATGCCGCAGGCGTAG
- a CDS encoding (2Fe-2S)-binding protein, whose product MPAHRFILNGQTVSVEAPEDLSLLWVLRDVLGVTGPKYGCGVGVCGACTSHLDGEAFRPCIQPVGGLSGRAVVTIEGLGAQGLHPVQQAWMDEDVAQCGFCQPGQIMAAVALLKRNAQPSDADIDAAMSDNVCRCGTYVRIRAAIKRAALLLRSGAGGG is encoded by the coding sequence ATGCCGGCACATCGGTTCATCCTCAATGGCCAGACGGTGTCGGTGGAAGCGCCCGAGGACCTGTCCCTGCTGTGGGTGCTGCGCGACGTGCTGGGCGTGACAGGCCCGAAGTACGGCTGCGGCGTGGGCGTGTGCGGCGCGTGCACCAGTCACCTGGACGGCGAGGCCTTCCGCCCCTGCATCCAGCCGGTGGGTGGACTGTCTGGCCGCGCGGTGGTCACCATCGAAGGGCTGGGCGCCCAGGGACTGCATCCCGTGCAACAAGCGTGGATGGACGAGGACGTGGCCCAGTGCGGCTTCTGTCAGCCGGGGCAGATCATGGCCGCCGTGGCGCTGCTCAAAAGGAACGCCCAGCCCTCTGACGCGGACATCGACGCGGCGATGAGCGACAACGTCTGCCGCTGTGGCACCTATGTCCGCATCCGCGCCGCCATCAAGCGCGCCGCCCTGCTGCTGCGAAGCGGCGCGGGCGGCGGCTGA
- a CDS encoding biosynthetic peptidoglycan transglycosylase: MYRRVVRLLSVAFLLPLIYVLALWLLSPDVSVLAHETPVRTSYMRLRAAEKRLPEDAYSVGVTPIDRVSLLLVCAVIKAEDRSFFRHRGVDMPAFQDAALAWLKGDARRGGSTLTQQLARNLYLSPERTVHRKLRELMVARELEDTLGKRRILELYLNTVEWGEGVWGVANASRFYFGRAPDDLDAFEASFLASLLAAPRRPLVGGNAVRARAVQRRVLRQLKNAGLLSTEELQRDLLRMSELHVALEKGETLGPQLLTLHAPAGDAPRSPSSGTFQRDDCIGMAWKRAR; encoded by the coding sequence ATGTATCGACGTGTGGTGAGGCTGTTGTCCGTTGCCTTCCTGCTGCCCCTCATTTACGTGCTGGCTCTGTGGTTGCTATCCCCTGATGTCTCCGTGCTCGCGCACGAGACTCCGGTGCGAACCAGCTACATGCGCCTGCGTGCCGCGGAGAAGCGCCTTCCCGAGGATGCCTACTCAGTAGGCGTGACGCCGATAGATCGGGTCTCACTCCTGCTGGTGTGTGCGGTCATCAAGGCGGAGGACCGCAGCTTCTTCCGGCACCGTGGCGTGGACATGCCGGCGTTTCAAGACGCGGCCCTGGCATGGCTGAAAGGGGATGCCCGACGCGGGGGGAGCACACTGACGCAGCAGTTGGCTCGGAACCTATACCTGTCTCCAGAGCGCACAGTGCATCGCAAGCTGCGCGAGCTCATGGTGGCTCGCGAGCTGGAGGACACGCTCGGCAAGCGGCGTATCCTGGAACTATACCTCAACACTGTTGAGTGGGGAGAGGGCGTGTGGGGGGTGGCGAATGCGAGCCGATTCTACTTTGGCAGAGCGCCCGATGACCTGGATGCCTTTGAGGCCAGCTTTTTGGCAAGCCTGCTGGCTGCGCCGCGTCGCCCTCTTGTAGGGGGCAATGCGGTCCGGGCGCGCGCTGTTCAGCGCCGGGTGCTACGTCAATTGAAGAACGCAGGTCTCCTGAGCACGGAAGAACTCCAGCGCGATTTGCTGCGCATGAGCGAGCTGCATGTCGCCTTGGAGAAGGGCGAGACACTGGGTCCACAGTTGCTGACTCTGCACGCGCCTGCGGGAGATGCGCCGAGAAGTCCGAGTTCGGGGACTTTTCAGCGAGACGATTGCATAGGCATGGCCTGGAAGCGCGCGAGATGA
- a CDS encoding O-antigen ligase family protein, which yields MLCAIACFAAWRRAKVHFTNFDLAALGYLAVGFLAMAVNGFSLPFSLPWIAVHLGALVVVVTAREATSQNRDALVDGLVSIGAIIALVALYEALGGSLPWETSRRPGATFANRNAVGGYCAILLPLALVRAAMRPHYLRSLAAALLMLTAALCRARSSWVGLLVASLVVIAVWVALWVRRGSPAPSRRGIIHACVTLVGTVVVLNTVSWGGLQWSEPTPFKSSFSRIVDYDSGTGRSRLEQHQVGLAMLSVKPWVGFGPGLWRREAPRFAHAATGKHARFIEPLWTPASDLLRHSVETGLLGLIAAAAMAFSLLVGSGRRVMQTQDMLSLATIGSLIVALVISGFDALLARPASVALVAAVAGMLRFDCASRAAFVSPRACGLVLSLAATVSLCIAAPQYLALKELSEDCSATTVLRLGPSRSLPLESLRAVAISEHFEDCSTLTAAATLLDMHLPYEPRLLHLLARCAEQQGRLEDARSFRRRAQDIEPHDMSVAPTEKDGMNRSPVEGDGLVKGGEEVP from the coding sequence GTGCTGTGCGCGATTGCCTGCTTCGCCGCCTGGCGCCGGGCCAAGGTGCATTTCACGAACTTTGATCTGGCTGCGCTGGGTTACCTGGCAGTCGGGTTCCTCGCGATGGCCGTGAACGGCTTCAGCCTCCCCTTCAGCCTGCCATGGATTGCAGTTCATCTTGGCGCGCTCGTCGTGGTGGTAACGGCCAGAGAGGCAACAAGCCAGAACCGGGACGCCCTTGTAGATGGGCTCGTCAGCATCGGGGCCATCATCGCGCTCGTCGCGCTCTATGAAGCCTTGGGCGGGAGTCTGCCCTGGGAGACGTCGCGACGCCCGGGCGCGACCTTCGCCAACCGCAATGCTGTCGGCGGCTATTGCGCCATCCTGCTCCCCCTGGCGCTCGTCCGTGCAGCAATGCGGCCACATTATCTGCGCTCGCTTGCCGCTGCGCTGCTCATGCTGACGGCCGCGCTCTGCCGAGCACGAAGCAGTTGGGTGGGCCTGTTGGTCGCAAGCCTGGTCGTCATCGCCGTGTGGGTCGCACTATGGGTTCGGAGGGGCTCACCGGCCCCATCCAGGCGAGGAATCATCCACGCGTGTGTGACGCTGGTCGGCACCGTGGTTGTATTGAACACGGTCTCCTGGGGCGGGCTCCAATGGTCCGAACCGACGCCATTCAAATCGTCGTTCTCTCGTATCGTCGATTATGACTCCGGCACGGGACGCAGCCGACTCGAGCAACATCAAGTAGGGCTGGCCATGCTGTCAGTCAAACCCTGGGTTGGCTTCGGACCAGGCCTTTGGCGTCGTGAAGCTCCGCGGTTTGCGCATGCCGCAACAGGGAAACACGCAAGATTCATTGAGCCGTTGTGGACTCCCGCTTCGGACCTTCTACGCCATTCGGTCGAGACGGGGTTGCTCGGACTCATTGCCGCCGCAGCCATGGCATTCTCGCTGTTGGTGGGTTCGGGTCGTCGCGTCATGCAGACACAGGACATGCTGAGCCTGGCGACCATCGGCAGCCTGATTGTTGCGCTCGTCATCAGTGGGTTCGATGCGCTGCTGGCTCGCCCTGCCTCAGTCGCACTGGTGGCAGCAGTCGCAGGCATGCTGCGGTTTGACTGCGCGAGCCGTGCCGCGTTCGTTTCTCCTCGGGCCTGCGGCCTCGTGCTTTCGCTGGCAGCAACCGTTTCTCTCTGCATCGCGGCTCCGCAGTACCTTGCATTGAAGGAACTCAGCGAGGACTGCTCAGCCACCACCGTCCTTCGTCTCGGCCCATCCCGAAGTCTTCCTCTGGAGAGCCTACGTGCCGTCGCCATCAGCGAGCATTTCGAAGACTGCTCGACATTGACGGCTGCCGCGACCCTGCTGGATATGCACCTGCCGTACGAGCCACGACTCCTGCATTTGCTGGCGCGATGTGCCGAGCAGCAAGGAAGGTTGGAGGATGCGCGAAGCTTTCGCCGAAGGGCGCAGGACATCGAGCCGCATGACATGAGCGTGGCGCCAACGGAAAAGGATGGGATGAATAGGAGCCCTGTTGAGGGCGACGGGCTGGTGAAGGGTGGCGAAGAAGTGCCGTAG
- a CDS encoding MBL fold metallo-hydrolase: MQALGSKAQGARLERMKASPRFKDGTFHNTSPVSQGLKKGTAVSTMKEFLWGGQRRVPTGVLPIVSPLEQWLRPVQSGLRATWLGHSTVLLEVDGMRVLTDPVWGERISPLPFAGPKRFHPAPVKIEQLPPIDAVVISHDHYDHLDYATILQLIPLGVPFITSLGVGAHLEAWGVPPERITELDWWESTQVGRLTFTAAPSQHFSGRGVADRNRTAWSSIVVRGPRHAVFFSGDTGLTHEYVEIRQRLGPFDLIMLEVGAWDPAWGDIHLGPENALKAHELLGGGAFLPVHWGTFNLAIHSWDEPAETLVKLAPTNAPLVMPRLGQPIEPRQVQSIDPWWREVEQTETEPAPVEAVTEPAD; this comes from the coding sequence ATGCAGGCACTCGGAAGCAAGGCGCAGGGGGCTCGGCTCGAGCGCATGAAGGCGTCACCGCGCTTCAAGGACGGGACGTTCCACAACACCTCCCCGGTGAGTCAGGGGCTGAAGAAGGGCACCGCTGTCTCGACGATGAAGGAGTTCCTCTGGGGTGGTCAGCGGCGGGTGCCAACGGGCGTGCTGCCCATCGTCAGTCCGCTCGAGCAGTGGCTGCGCCCGGTGCAGAGCGGACTCCGCGCGACATGGCTCGGTCACTCCACCGTCCTGCTCGAGGTCGATGGAATGCGCGTGCTGACAGACCCGGTGTGGGGAGAGCGCATCTCTCCGCTGCCCTTCGCGGGACCGAAGCGGTTTCACCCCGCACCGGTGAAAATCGAGCAGCTTCCCCCGATCGACGCGGTCGTCATCTCGCACGACCACTACGACCATCTCGACTATGCGACCATCCTTCAGCTCATCCCGCTCGGCGTCCCGTTCATCACCTCGCTGGGGGTGGGCGCGCATCTGGAGGCGTGGGGCGTGCCTCCTGAGCGAATCACCGAACTCGACTGGTGGGAGTCCACGCAGGTCGGCCGCCTGACCTTCACCGCGGCGCCTTCGCAGCACTTCTCGGGGCGCGGCGTGGCCGACAGGAACCGGACGGCGTGGTCGTCCATCGTGGTGCGCGGCCCACGTCACGCCGTCTTCTTCAGCGGCGATACGGGGCTGACGCACGAGTACGTGGAGATCCGGCAGCGGCTGGGACCCTTCGACCTTATCATGCTCGAGGTCGGCGCGTGGGACCCGGCTTGGGGAGACATTCACCTCGGACCGGAGAACGCGTTGAAAGCGCACGAGTTACTGGGCGGTGGCGCTTTCCTGCCAGTCCATTGGGGCACGTTCAATCTCGCCATCCATTCCTGGGATGAGCCCGCGGAGACGCTCGTGAAGCTCGCCCCGACGAACGCGCCGCTGGTCATGCCGCGGCTCGGGCAGCCGATTGAGCCGCGCCAGGTGCAGTCCATTGACCCCTGGTGGCGCGAGGTCGAGCAGACCGAGACGGAACCGGCGCCGGTGGAGGCCGTGACAGAACCTGCTGACTGA
- a CDS encoding xanthine dehydrogenase family protein molybdopterin-binding subunit, translating into MADMLKPDVTVPEGLDRRRFLTWVMASPTLMIAARLGLDVPEAEATEPLDSATTAMSLYLAVQSDGRVVTTLPRTEMGQGITTAVAMLVAEELDLALDQVDVRSADADPRWVIQLTGLSSTMRFLTGPLRAAAAEARARLVTAAALRWRVLAHTLSTSHGVVSAPDGRRADYGELAEDAARVLLPGVSSQPRPVSQFKLVGQPTGRIDARDMVTGATRHALDLDIPEALPAVVARPPTLRGTVQAVDGASARTMPGVVAVVPLGTGVAVVARTFGQALAARSALRITWTPGPASALSDADIRARLRDAMGPRPLPPLFTTRTLEGRFDFPYLAHAPMETQSCVARVQGGQAEVWVGAQDPKHAQREVARALGWGLTPWQVTVHTLRAGGGFGRRFFTEAAEEAALVSRAIGKPVKLMWSREDDMRHGRFRPASHHRILAYLGPSGRILGWHHRAAIPTVAFPHGFGDALTALAGQVLPEVTSAVFFALSQKLPYSFGWVNQELRDVAIPVPTASFRSVFTSQVGVSNEVFIDELARELHVDPVALRRERLTSNRLKAVLDKVATEGQWGRSLPPGVAQGVAVLEEWDSAIAHLIEVDVTGETPRVLRIVIAADVGLPINPKGIEAQLQGAAVDAMSTTLSAGIHIDAGAVREGSFADYRWMRMKHVPSDIQVHLVRSDDRVGGVGELGYPSAAAALTNAIARARGSMPTRFPILDEGV; encoded by the coding sequence ATGGCGGACATGCTCAAGCCAGACGTGACTGTTCCCGAGGGGCTGGACCGCCGTCGATTCCTGACGTGGGTCATGGCCTCTCCCACGTTGATGATTGCCGCACGGCTGGGGCTCGACGTACCCGAGGCCGAGGCGACGGAGCCCCTGGACAGTGCGACAACGGCGATGAGCCTCTATCTCGCCGTCCAGTCCGATGGGCGCGTGGTCACCACCCTGCCCCGCACGGAGATGGGCCAGGGCATCACCACGGCCGTGGCCATGCTCGTCGCCGAGGAACTCGACCTGGCGCTCGACCAGGTCGACGTGCGCAGCGCCGACGCGGACCCTCGCTGGGTCATCCAGCTCACCGGCCTTTCGTCAACGATGCGCTTCCTCACGGGCCCCCTGCGCGCCGCGGCGGCGGAGGCCCGGGCACGGCTGGTCACCGCCGCGGCGCTGCGGTGGCGCGTCCTGGCCCATACCCTCTCCACCTCGCACGGTGTGGTGAGCGCACCCGACGGACGGCGGGCGGACTACGGGGAACTGGCGGAGGACGCCGCTCGCGTGCTGCTCCCTGGGGTCTCCAGCCAGCCCAGGCCCGTGAGCCAGTTCAAGCTGGTGGGCCAGCCCACCGGCCGCATCGACGCGAGGGACATGGTCACGGGCGCCACGCGCCATGCCCTGGACCTGGACATCCCCGAGGCGCTGCCGGCGGTGGTGGCCCGGCCTCCCACGCTGCGCGGCACCGTCCAGGCGGTCGACGGTGCCTCGGCGCGGACGATGCCCGGCGTGGTGGCGGTGGTGCCCCTGGGCACGGGCGTGGCGGTGGTGGCCCGAACCTTCGGACAGGCGCTCGCGGCGCGCTCGGCGCTGCGCATCACCTGGACGCCCGGCCCCGCCAGCGCGCTGTCGGACGCGGACATCCGGGCCCGCCTTCGTGACGCCATGGGCCCAAGGCCCCTACCTCCGCTGTTCACCACGCGGACGCTGGAGGGACGCTTCGACTTCCCCTATCTGGCGCACGCACCCATGGAGACGCAGAGCTGCGTGGCCCGCGTGCAAGGCGGACAGGCGGAGGTCTGGGTGGGGGCGCAGGACCCCAAACACGCGCAGCGCGAGGTGGCCCGGGCGCTCGGCTGGGGGCTCACGCCGTGGCAAGTGACGGTGCACACCCTCCGGGCCGGTGGTGGCTTTGGCCGCAGGTTCTTCACCGAGGCCGCGGAGGAGGCCGCGCTCGTGTCACGCGCCATTGGCAAACCGGTGAAGCTGATGTGGAGCCGCGAGGATGACATGCGCCACGGCCGCTTCCGCCCCGCCAGTCACCACCGCATCCTCGCCTACCTGGGCCCGAGCGGACGAATCCTGGGCTGGCATCACCGGGCCGCCATTCCCACCGTGGCGTTCCCCCATGGCTTCGGTGACGCACTCACCGCGCTGGCAGGACAGGTCCTGCCCGAGGTCACCAGCGCGGTCTTCTTCGCGCTCTCCCAGAAGCTCCCTTACAGCTTCGGATGGGTGAACCAGGAACTGCGAGACGTGGCGATTCCCGTTCCCACCGCGTCGTTCCGCTCGGTGTTCACCAGCCAGGTGGGCGTGTCCAACGAGGTCTTCATCGACGAGCTGGCCCGCGAGCTCCACGTGGACCCCGTCGCGCTGCGACGCGAGCGGCTCACGTCGAATCGCCTCAAGGCGGTGCTGGACAAGGTCGCCACGGAGGGACAGTGGGGCCGAAGCCTGCCACCCGGTGTCGCTCAGGGCGTCGCCGTCCTCGAGGAGTGGGACAGCGCCATCGCGCACCTCATCGAAGTGGATGTCACGGGAGAGACGCCTCGGGTGCTGCGCATCGTCATCGCCGCGGATGTCGGCCTGCCCATCAACCCCAAGGGCATCGAGGCGCAACTCCAGGGCGCGGCGGTGGATGCGATGTCCACCACGCTGAGCGCGGGAATCCACATCGACGCGGGCGCGGTGCGCGAGGGCAGCTTCGCGGACTATCGCTGGATGCGCATGAAGCACGTCCCGTCCGACATCCAGGTGCACCTGGTCCGCTCGGATGACCGCGTGGGCGGCGTGGGCGAGCTCGGCTATCCCAGCGCGGCGGCGGCCCTGACCAACGCCATTGCCCGAGCGCGAGGCTCGATGCCCACCCGCTTTCCCATCCTCGACGAGGGAGTCTGA
- a CDS encoding HEAT repeat domain-containing protein, with amino-acid sequence MRFLMALGAVAFGAGCAHSSNGNNALTPGQGATAQELSAKAQQAYEALDFNTCADGFKAAAEVATDAEERAESFYRAAGCASLAGHLDAAVPLVKRAVQSGYFDAAHLQYNPELAALHAQPDWEAIVTGAQANLAKAPEAPFPVPTLAGLDAFGSKKVDREAVRRVFGLEVGKPIVYSAAYFKQKEALLRGQYELAFVKTGMTLFVAEEHKGKAFVVVDMVDVEDQARLRFLPEPKGHLPDPEGLAARWNDYQQRVWSLQMMGKLDESSSCQVTHCIGGFGHPQLVDFEPEFLAKVPQQLDALTAVLREDADDEKRAAAAFLLAYAPTPEETVRRLVPSIRDNSKSVRNSVVRVLTALQQAATQPLVDVATVVDAVSMPTTTDRNKATYLLSYLLEDLPEDALKAQRAGLIHQLGETLVAMSALQQPINRDPAVMVLQQLSGEKHETAEAWREWLARQPRTER; translated from the coding sequence ATGCGATTCCTCATGGCATTGGGCGCGGTCGCGTTTGGCGCGGGCTGTGCCCATTCCTCGAACGGAAATAACGCACTCACTCCTGGGCAGGGAGCCACAGCACAGGAACTGTCCGCGAAAGCGCAGCAGGCCTACGAGGCCCTGGATTTCAACACGTGCGCCGATGGCTTCAAGGCCGCCGCCGAAGTGGCAACGGACGCGGAGGAGCGCGCGGAGTCCTTCTATCGCGCCGCGGGCTGCGCGTCGCTCGCGGGCCACCTGGATGCGGCGGTGCCCCTGGTGAAGCGCGCGGTTCAGAGCGGGTACTTCGACGCCGCGCACCTCCAATACAACCCGGAGCTGGCTGCACTGCATGCGCAGCCCGACTGGGAAGCCATCGTCACGGGGGCCCAGGCCAACCTGGCGAAGGCGCCCGAAGCACCGTTCCCCGTGCCGACGCTCGCGGGACTGGATGCATTTGGTTCCAAAAAGGTGGACCGGGAGGCGGTCCGCCGGGTGTTTGGATTGGAGGTGGGTAAGCCCATTGTGTACAGCGCCGCCTACTTCAAACAGAAGGAGGCGCTGCTTCGCGGGCAGTACGAACTGGCCTTCGTGAAGACGGGAATGACCCTCTTTGTCGCCGAGGAGCACAAGGGAAAAGCCTTCGTGGTGGTGGACATGGTGGATGTGGAGGACCAAGCCCGACTGCGCTTCCTCCCAGAGCCGAAAGGCCATCTCCCGGACCCCGAAGGACTGGCCGCCCGGTGGAACGACTACCAGCAGCGCGTCTGGTCACTCCAAATGATGGGCAAATTGGATGAGTCCTCCAGTTGCCAGGTGACACACTGCATCGGAGGATTCGGGCATCCACAGCTTGTGGACTTCGAGCCAGAGTTCCTCGCGAAGGTGCCGCAGCAGTTGGACGCGCTGACGGCGGTGCTGCGCGAGGATGCGGACGATGAGAAACGAGCGGCGGCGGCATTCCTGTTGGCCTACGCGCCCACGCCCGAGGAAACCGTGCGGCGGCTGGTGCCCAGCATCCGCGACAACTCCAAATCGGTTCGCAACAGCGTGGTGCGCGTGCTGACAGCCTTACAGCAGGCCGCGACGCAGCCCCTGGTGGATGTGGCCACGGTGGTGGACGCGGTGTCGATGCCCACGACGACAGACCGGAACAAGGCGACCTACCTGCTGTCGTACCTGCTGGAGGACCTGCCGGAGGACGCGTTGAAAGCGCAGCGGGCAGGACTCATCCACCAGTTGGGTGAAACGCTGGTGGCGATGTCCGCGCTTCAGCAGCCCATCAACCGCGACCCCGCGGTCATGGTGTTGCAGCAGCTCTCTGGCGAAAAGCACGAGACCGCCGAAGCATGGCGCGAGTGGCTCGCGCGCCAGCCGAGGACTGAGCGGTAG